Part of the Nitrospirota bacterium genome, CACTCCAAAGCATGCAGCGCCAAAATGAAGAGGCGTTGCGAGTGTTGCAGGCTGAGAATATTCCCTCCGTCGAACAGATCATGTTGCAACGACAGCTGCAGCCCATGTCGCCGCCGCTGCAAATCAATCCTCAGCTTCAAATCAGGCCGCGGGGAATTCCCGGTGAAGAAAGCCAAACAGCCCCTTCGGTGGATGGGGAGGTCGGCTCGCGTGCGGTGGCTGCCCCCTGTGCATCCAGATCCTCCTTCGTGTATCAACAGGGGAACGGACAGGCGCTCTCGCCGATCAGAGACCAGAAGCAATGCGGCAGTTGTTGGTCGTTCGCTGGAGCCTCGATCGTGGAGAGCAGCAAGCGGATTCGATATGGGGGGGTGGCAAATATCTCCGAGCAGGAGCTGATCGATTGTGCGGGAGGGTTGGCCAACGGATTGATCGATGGCTGCAACGGATTTTTTGTGGAAGACACGATGCTCCACATGCAATTTGACGGAGTGGCTCGGGAAAGCGTGTATCCGGCTTATCAGGCCAAGGACCGAGGCACCTGTTCGAATCCCGCATACCGGTACAAGGTCACGACCTGGGGATGGGTCGCCATCGGCATCGCTAACGTGCAACAGATCAAGACCGCCTTATGTCTGTATGGCCCGGTGGCCACCTCCATCGAAGCCACGAATCTCTTCCTGGACTATACGGGCGGGGTGTTTCAGCAAAAGCCCAATTCCAGCTACGGACCGATTCCCGGCGTCAACCATGCAATCGTGATCGTCGGATGGGACGATGCGAAGGGCGCCTGGCGTGTACGGAACTCATGGGGAACCGGGTGGGGAGAGAACGGGAACGCCTGGGTGAAGTACAACCACAACGCGATCGGATGGGATACCGTCTGGGCCGTGGCCAAGAGACCGTAACAACGGCAGATGACCGGCTTTCGACGGAAGCAGGCAGGTCAAAGAAGCGAGACGAAGGATACGTGGGGCGGCTGAGGGATCCCATCTTAATCGGGGCTCACCTCAGCCGACGTATCAGTTGCGCCGGCGCCGGCTCTCTTCGGCGGTTCACGTGAGGGGATGAACATGCATGACTCAATCCGACTGCCGTCATCGCCCAAGACGCAACTCTCTCGACGTGACGTCTTGAGGCAGGCTCGTTCGTTGGGAATCGCAGCGGCCAGTCTTCCCTGGTTGCTGACGCAATGGTCGTCTTCGGCACTCGCCGCGGTGGCCATCAAAGAACTCACGGTCCCTGCCATCCTCCCACAACCGGCATCGCCACTTGGCGGGCCACCGCAGGACTTGTTGTTTCAATCTCCCTTGATCTACGGCCTTCGACTGGGGAGTGGGCCGTATGTGGAAGTATTCGGGGTGCAGGGAGGCGAGCCGGTTGCGCAGTTCAGTGCCGGTGCGATTCTGCCGGACGGCAGTCTTCCCAAGAGCCTTTCCTCCTACCAGTATCAGGACATCATCTTGTATTACCTTCCGGTTCCCGGAGCGGCCATGAACGCCTGGCTGGTCGACAGCATGAAAGGAACCGCTCCGCCGGTGAACGGGAGCCTGTACTTTCGTGACCGCTCCCTCGGTTCGACTCTGGTAGGTGAAATGTCATTCACGAATGCGCTTGTCCGTGAAATCAAGTTCCCGGAGGCCGATCAGGAGCTCGGCTATCAACCGGCACCCTTCCGCATCACGCTGGCGGTTCAGCAGACCCAGCGCGATGCGGCGGGCAATCCAAATCAGCCGATCACCCAAGTATCCATGACGAATGCTCCCGTCAAGGGCCTATTCAGCATGAGCATTCAGGCCATCGGTTCTCCCGTTTCTGACGTCGTTCGGGTGGAATCTCTCGAGCTTGTCTCTTCGCTGATACCGGCCGTGAAGGGGCGGGGATATC contains:
- a CDS encoding C1 family peptidase; the protein is MTQLPVIRTCALAFGIAFSLCAIPSFGADRSVDLADDTDTESPSEAFGGREAIAPPNIKARLLQQRQFIQQNNLPFSIGVTSATDRPLPPIRMAPDVKTRTLQSMQRQNEEALRVLQAENIPSVEQIMLQRQLQPMSPPLQINPQLQIRPRGIPGEESQTAPSVDGEVGSRAVAAPCASRSSFVYQQGNGQALSPIRDQKQCGSCWSFAGASIVESSKRIRYGGVANISEQELIDCAGGLANGLIDGCNGFFVEDTMLHMQFDGVARESVYPAYQAKDRGTCSNPAYRYKVTTWGWVAIGIANVQQIKTALCLYGPVATSIEATNLFLDYTGGVFQQKPNSSYGPIPGVNHAIVIVGWDDAKGAWRVRNSWGTGWGENGNAWVKYNHNAIGWDTVWAVAKRP